CTTCGCAGTGTCGAAGTCGGAGACGCAGGCCTTGAACTCTGAATTGAACAGGATGTTCTTGCTGGACACGTCGCGGTGCACCACGCAGGGGTTGCAGTCATGGTGCATGTAGCTGAGCGCGTCGGCCACGTCCCTCACGCACGTCACCCTCCTCTCCCAGTTCAGCTCCGCGGCTCTCTCGTCCTCCTCCAGCATGCACGCCAAGCTCCCCCtctccatgtactcgtacaccaggaACATCCACCGCGAGTGGTTACAGAAGCCGTAGAGCTTCACGACGTTGCGATGGCGGATCTCCGTCAGCGCCCGGATCTCGTTCCCGAAGCCCTTCTCGTTGAGCAGCCCCCCGTTGTCGGCGAGGTGGAACTTCTTCACGGCCACCACCTGACCGGTCGGAAGTTCTGCCTCGTACACGCTGCCACATCCACCAATTCCGACGCAGTAGGCATCGTCGAAGTCCTCCGTCGCGTCGATGATGTCGCAGAAAACGGCCCTCCCGTCGTAGTTCCAGATCGAGAACAAGTCCGAGTTGCTCGTCTCGGCTTCCTCCTGCTCCGAGATGCCGATTCTTTGGCGGCGGCAGAGAACAACACAAAGGTATACAACGAGGACAAATATCACGACAGAAATCAGAACCGAGATGCTGACAATAACGACTCCCAACCTGTGTGGTGGTGTTAGGCTCCACATCTCTTTAGATTTAGCAGGCAAATGAACAGACGCTGTTCTATTGATCTTGTAAGAAGACATCGAAGCAGTACCTGAGACCAGTGAAGACAATATCCGGGTTCTCGTATCAATCAAGAAGCTGCAACCACAGCAACTCGGATTCCATTTGAACGAGCAGGGTGCGGGTGGTTTAGTGCTTGACGGGGAAGACGAAGTCAAGCTCGTGGATTTAGCCTTGGAAGAGAATGCATCTGGAGGACCCCATGGAAGACTCCATTTGGAATCTCAGTCTGCGAAGACTTGATAAGTCAAGGGAAGACTCTCTTGAGATATCAAGACTGCAGAAATTATGTGAAGAAGAACTAGCCAGCCAaggagaagatgtggaagaaaccAAAAGTCTTGTGGAATAAGCACGGAGAATGGAGACAGATGAGAACAAGAGACGTCTCTGGTTATGGTACCGTATTGGCGTCGACATCGATCACTAGTCTTCGCCGGTGAGCACAGTTTCGACGGTGTGATTAACGTGTTAATGATAAGAATGTGTTTCGTGCGAAGTGAAGGTGTTCTTCACGCCTAATGATATATCAatgtttattatatatttgaaagCCAAATTGAAGGATTCAATAAAGAGATATCGGAATACCTCTGACATGAGGTTAATATATTAGAGAAAATTGTGGCAATAGGAACATTtcagaagatttatcaaaacaATGCATCTGTAAACACTCAGATCGGTCAaaaatcaatttcaaaaaattcATCTTAATATGATAATTATTATGCATCTAATGAAATAAATAGTTGATAATTAATGATGTTATGGTCATGACGGAATTCTTAGATATATGACATCAAAATTTAAGTATATAGTTTGTTTAATTAAAACTTAAAAATGAGTGAGTAATCACGATCGAGTTGATGAGATTTTGGATGAATCAGGAGCAAAAGAAAATAGCCAGTATGCACGACTTAAATAATTTGTAGAATTAAAAGCAACAGTCGGTGATAAATCGAAAAAGAGGCAAAAGCACTGAAAACTAGAAAAAGGTTGAGTGTGTtaagaattaaaattatataaaattcttattttttatcaTAACTAAAAGGTAATTATCCTTTAAATAAACTGATTAGATGATATTTTAGTTGTTTAAAATAAGTGATATGATAATATTCTCTTAATTTAATTTGATGTTCTTACACCTATAAATAGATAACAAGTATTGATCCATCTAAGTCTCATATCTCTAAGTCTAGGGTAAGTATTTTTCTTTTGAAcagtttaatatatatttatttttacttcTATCtcgatttttatttcttttatttggTTTGATCTTAGGTCATTAATACATTTTTACTAGTATTTGAGAAATGATTATACTTATATGGTATTAGTGTTACCAGGTTGATAATCTGTACTTTAAGattttcttaataaaaaaaatgatatttttcgacTAAGAATTACAGTAGTCGGGTTGGTGAATTTGATATTGAACTTATCAATCAGTCTAACTAAAAGATTTGAAAGACTTGTTTGGAGTCATATCTCATACAAGAGAATCTATGAGATGCGATTAGTAGCAAGCTAAATTTATGTTAAAAAGATCTTTATCTCTTTGAATATATTATTGGTTGTTAATTAGCTTcaaagatttgaatcaaatatattaCTCAATAAAAAGAATATGATTCGACTTTAGTATTTAGAGAATAATTTAGCAAATACTATCCGATGTAATCTCttaatttcttaatttttttgaaGATTAAAAACTTTATATTCAGATATCCAAATGAGCCTATTCAATATGTTACATCTATTCAAGGATGAGTTCTAACAACTATCTTTAGTAGAGCTAGAAAATCTTCTCGCTTCTCATTAATCCGTAATTTGTCGAGAGTCTCTACTTCAagggaagataaaaatacttatttTACATATAAGAAAAGGGATAATGATTAAGATAAAGAGAAGAAGGATGATACTAATAGTAAGCCATAGTCTTCATCTAATAATGTGCAAATCTAAAGAAGATCAAGTGTTATAGGTGTGGTAAGAGGTCATGTTAAGAAAAACTATCATTTTAAAatcattgaataaaatattacaaataaagaAAATTATTCTAATGCTACTGATGAAGATTGGatcaaatattttatgattaaaattattatagTGGAGGCCATGACATTTATCAACTTCAAACATGACTTAGATAGTTAATTCAGGATGCGATCATCATCTTACcagtgatggtaccaaatttatcAATCTTCGTAAAGGTTATGATGCAATTATCATGATAGACAATACTATTCACTAAGTAGAGAAAGAATACTTCAACATAACATTAGATAAAGATAATGATTCTATTATATTGAAGAGTGTTTATCATGTTTTAGGTACGAAGAAAAATCTTTTTTCTATTATAAATATAGTTgatgttaaaaaattatattctttctaGTCCTTATAAAGTCAAGTTTcttcataataaaaaataaataaatattaatatagtACACACTAGTAAAAGGattaaagatttatatattttgttaACATCTAACTCTTATGGTGATATGATGAGTACAAATGAttatatatcaatatgacatactaGACTTAGTCATATAAATTATCTCACATTAAAGGTCATGATATAATCTAAATTAATGGTAAATTACTTTCGAGGTATAATGTTCTATTAGAACTTATTCATAATAATCTAATGGGCCTACTCAAACTCCATCttattcatatttttattatatacttctctttattgatgattttacaAGGTTCACTTAGCTTTATTTTGTGGAAAAAAATCAAAGGTTTTCACCAAATTTCAAGAGTTAAAGTTAAtagttgaatgtgattttgaaagaaaaattaaaaagctACGCATTAATAACGAGGGAGAGTTCACTTTTGCTATATTCTTCTCTTTTGCAAATAGCATAGCCTCAAAGTGAGTTCACTTGTATAAATACACCACAACAAAATGATGTGACAAAATAAAAGATTCAACATCTCATATAGACTTTTAAGTATTGA
The DNA window shown above is from Musa acuminata AAA Group cultivar baxijiao chromosome BXJ2-4, Cavendish_Baxijiao_AAA, whole genome shotgun sequence and carries:
- the LOC135584343 gene encoding MDIS1-interacting receptor like kinase 2-like isoform X2; protein product: MSSYKINRTASVHLPAKSKEMWSLTPPHRLGVVIVSISVLISVVIFVLVVYLCVVLCRRQRIGISEQEEAETSNSDLFSIWNYDGRAVFCDIIDATEDFDDAYCVGIGGCGSVYEAELPTGQVVAVKKFHLADNGGLLNEKGFGNEIRALTEIRHRNVVKLYGFCNHSRWMFLVYEYMERGSLACMLEEDERAAELNWERRVTCVRDVADALSYMHHDCNPCVVHRDVSSKNILFNSEFKACVSDFDTAKLMQLDSSNWSTLAGTMGYVAPGNGEVRRV
- the LOC135584343 gene encoding MDIS1-interacting receptor like kinase 2-like isoform X1, whose amino-acid sequence is MSSYKINRTASVHLPAKSKEMWSLTPPHRLGVVIVSISVLISVVIFVLVVYLCVVLCRRQRIGISEQEEAETSNSDLFSIWNYDGRAVFCDIIDATEDFDDAYCVGIGGCGSVYEAELPTGQVVAVKKFHLADNGGLLNEKGFGNEIRALTEIRHRNVVKLYGFCNHSRWMFLVYEYMERGSLACMLEEDERAAELNWERRVTCVRDVADALSYMHHDCNPCVVHRDVSSKNILFNSEFKACVSDFDTAKLMQLDSSNWSTLAGTMGYVAPELAYTMKVTEKCDVYSFGVVALEVMMGRHPGELILSLSSPCGQLTLLKDVLDRRLPCPTDRVMEEITTATMIALTCVRTDPKSRPDMRWISNELSKEKPDAAYHQPMHTIRLCQLMSLEL